Proteins from one Thiobacter sp. AK1 genomic window:
- a CDS encoding glycoside hydrolase family 57 protein has translation MDQPRRVLHLILCWHMHQPDYRHHDSREFVLPWTYLHATKDYTDMAWHLEQNPGMRAVVNFVPILLEQLEDYAEQFRSGTIRDPLLRLLAREDLSTATPAERDLILDRCFRCNHTSMIEPYPAYRQLRELFRQIENHGRQHFDYLSPQYLADLLTWYHLSWMGETVRRSTELVPRLMSQGALFSHTDRLQLFELIGDLIAGVIPRYRRLAEEGRIELSTTPYYHPIAPLLMDFKSAREAWPEALLPECPAYPGGTERLAFHIDAARASHQRRFGRAASGMWPAEGAISQAVVLQLARHGVSWAASGEGVLVNSLRATGKPLPQKRDYMYRPYQVQDETGELIIRLFFRDDRLSDLIGFEYGKWFARDAVNHFVAELEQIYHQTEAHESPVVSVILDGENAWEYYPYNGYYFLSELYAALAEHPFIRPTTFSDYLAQCTAQSTGASCAVAGQLPRVVAGSWVYGTLSTWIGSPEKNRAWDLMCSAKTGYDLVMARGGLTEERRQAAARQLADCESSDWFWWFGDYNPAASVASFDRLFRDKLANLYRLLDLPVPAALDHPISAGHAGGAPGVEAGGTMRRGS, from the coding sequence ATGGATCAACCGCGGCGCGTTCTTCACCTCATCCTTTGCTGGCACATGCACCAGCCGGATTACCGGCACCACGACAGCCGGGAATTCGTGCTGCCCTGGACCTATCTACACGCCACCAAGGACTACACGGACATGGCCTGGCATTTGGAGCAGAACCCGGGCATGCGCGCGGTGGTGAATTTCGTCCCCATTCTGTTGGAGCAGCTGGAAGATTACGCCGAGCAGTTTCGCAGCGGCACCATTCGCGATCCTCTACTGCGGCTGCTGGCGCGCGAAGATCTCTCGACCGCGACGCCCGCCGAGCGCGATCTCATTCTGGATCGGTGCTTCCGCTGCAACCACACGAGCATGATCGAGCCCTATCCGGCTTATCGCCAGCTAAGGGAGCTGTTCCGGCAGATCGAAAATCATGGTCGGCAGCATTTCGATTACCTCTCGCCTCAGTATCTGGCGGATCTGCTCACCTGGTATCACCTGAGCTGGATGGGGGAGACAGTGCGGCGCAGCACCGAGCTGGTGCCGCGTCTCATGAGCCAAGGCGCATTGTTCAGCCATACCGACCGTCTCCAGTTGTTCGAACTGATCGGAGACCTCATCGCCGGCGTCATTCCCCGTTACCGGCGGCTCGCCGAAGAGGGACGGATCGAACTATCTACCACGCCCTACTACCACCCCATCGCGCCCCTGCTCATGGATTTCAAGAGCGCGCGCGAAGCGTGGCCAGAGGCACTCTTGCCGGAATGCCCGGCTTATCCAGGTGGCACCGAGCGCTTGGCCTTCCACATCGACGCGGCGCGAGCGAGCCATCAGCGCCGCTTCGGTCGTGCGGCTTCAGGCATGTGGCCGGCGGAGGGCGCGATCTCCCAGGCGGTCGTGCTGCAACTCGCGCGCCATGGCGTAAGCTGGGCGGCCAGTGGCGAAGGCGTGCTGGTCAATAGCTTGCGCGCCACCGGCAAGCCTCTGCCCCAGAAGCGCGATTACATGTATCGCCCCTACCAGGTGCAGGATGAGACCGGCGAGCTCATCATCCGGTTATTCTTCCGTGACGACCGCTTGTCTGATCTGATCGGCTTCGAGTACGGCAAATGGTTCGCGCGCGATGCAGTAAACCATTTCGTCGCGGAGTTGGAACAGATCTACCATCAGACCGAGGCACACGAAAGTCCCGTGGTGAGCGTGATCCTGGATGGCGAAAACGCTTGGGAATACTACCCCTATAACGGCTATTACTTCCTGTCCGAATTGTACGCAGCACTGGCCGAGCACCCCTTCATTCGTCCCACCACGTTTTCCGACTATCTCGCCCAGTGCACGGCACAGTCCACTGGCGCAAGCTGCGCGGTGGCGGGGCAGCTGCCGCGTGTGGTGGCGGGAAGCTGGGTGTATGGCACGCTCTCCACCTGGATCGGCTCGCCAGAAAAAAATCGGGCCTGGGATCTAATGTGCAGCGCGAAAACCGGTTATGATCTCGTCATGGCGCGGGGTGGCCTGACGGAGGAGCGCCGCCAGGCCGCCGCCAGGCAGCTTGCCGATTGCGAGAGCTCGGACTGGTTCTGGTGGTTTGGCGATTACAATCCCGCTGCCAGCGTGGCGAGCTTCGACCGCCTGTTCCGCGACAAGCTCGCAAATCTGTATCGCTTGCTCGATCTGCCGGTGCCTGCCGCGCTGGATCACCCCATCAGCGCCGGTCACGCCGGCGGCGCGCCGGGCGTGGAAGCGGGTGGCACCATGCGCCGCGGCAGCTGA
- the glgC gene encoding glucose-1-phosphate adenylyltransferase has product MDALHDRPQPRQKEYPRFVSLLTKNTVALILAGGRGSRLKHLTDWRAKPAVPFGGKFRIIDFPLSNCVNSGIRRIGVITQYKAHSLIQHLQRGWGFLRGEFNEFIDLLPAQQRIREDEWYKGTADAVFQNMDILRHYGPEFVLILAGDHIYKMDYGEMLAAHAASAADVTIACLEVPIEDAKAFGVVSVDEYNRITAFEEKPANPTPMPNDPTRAFASMGIYVFNAKFLYEQLIRDADDAKSSHDFGKDVIPYLVSRYRVFAHRFADSCVGAPGDVPYWRDVGTVDAYWEANMELAKITPDLNLYDEKWPIWTYQEQLPPAKFVFDDPDRRGMAVDSMVSGGCIISGATVRSSVLFSSVRVDAYSEITDSVILPRVDIGKHVRLRRVVVDKNCRIPDGLEVGFDPEKDRQRFYVTERGITLITPEMLGQYIHHVR; this is encoded by the coding sequence ATGGACGCACTTCATGACCGACCGCAGCCGCGGCAAAAAGAATATCCCCGCTTCGTCAGTCTGCTCACCAAGAACACGGTGGCCCTTATCCTGGCTGGCGGACGCGGTAGCCGCCTTAAGCATCTTACCGATTGGCGCGCCAAACCCGCCGTGCCCTTTGGTGGCAAGTTCCGCATCATTGATTTTCCGCTCTCCAATTGCGTCAATTCGGGTATTCGCCGCATTGGCGTCATTACCCAGTACAAGGCCCATAGTCTGATCCAGCATCTGCAGCGGGGCTGGGGTTTTCTGCGCGGTGAATTCAACGAGTTCATCGACCTGCTGCCTGCGCAGCAGCGGATTCGCGAGGATGAGTGGTATAAGGGCACCGCAGACGCCGTGTTCCAGAACATGGATATCCTGCGCCATTACGGGCCCGAATTCGTGCTGATCCTAGCCGGGGACCACATCTACAAGATGGACTACGGCGAAATGCTGGCGGCGCATGCGGCCTCTGCTGCCGATGTCACGATCGCCTGTTTGGAAGTGCCCATCGAGGATGCCAAAGCCTTTGGCGTGGTGAGTGTGGACGAATACAACCGCATCACCGCCTTCGAGGAAAAGCCGGCCAATCCCACGCCGATGCCGAACGATCCCACCCGGGCATTTGCCAGTATGGGTATCTACGTTTTCAACGCCAAGTTCCTTTACGAGCAACTGATCCGCGATGCCGACGATGCCAAGTCTTCCCACGATTTTGGCAAGGACGTCATTCCCTATCTGGTGAGCCGTTACCGCGTGTTTGCCCATCGTTTCGCCGACAGTTGCGTTGGCGCACCAGGCGATGTGCCCTATTGGCGCGACGTGGGAACGGTGGATGCCTACTGGGAAGCCAACATGGAGTTGGCCAAGATCACGCCTGATCTCAACCTGTACGACGAGAAATGGCCGATCTGGACCTATCAAGAGCAGCTGCCACCCGCCAAGTTCGTATTCGACGATCCCGACCGGCGTGGCATGGCGGTAGATAGCATGGTTTCTGGTGGCTGCATCATCAGCGGTGCCACCGTGCGTTCATCGGTGTTGTTTTCCAGCGTGCGGGTGGATGCCTACAGCGAGATCACCGATTCCGTCATCCTGCCACGGGTGGACATCGGCAAGCACGTGCGCCTGCGTCGCGTGGTGGTGGACAAGAATTGCCGCATTCCCGATGGGCTGGAAGTGGGATTCGATCCGGAAAAGGATCGTCAGCGCTTCTATGTCACCGAACGGGGCATCACCCTGATCACCCCGGAGATGCTGGGGCAGTACATTCATCACGTGCGCTAG